One Hylaeus volcanicus isolate JK05 chromosome 8, UHH_iyHylVolc1.0_haploid, whole genome shotgun sequence genomic window, CATTGGTATCAACAACTTTTTCTTGTGGGAGTTTAATAGCAGGAACTTCTGTTACTGTATTATCTTTTGCTACAAGGATTTGTTCTGCACCCTGTGTTATCACAACAATTCTtggcttttttttatttactttctccATCTGTGACAGTTTTAAGgctatttcttttctatctGTAGTTTGGAAATCGTTAACTTTTGCAAAGGTATCTGCTTCAGTTTCGTTACCAAATAGTATATCAACATATGGAAGAGCAGCTAACATGGGAGCTTTATAAAATTCGCATAAAAATGGTGCACTAAGGTTCatcataaacattttattgttttcaaaagCATGACGAGCTACCGTTTGAATTGTTTCTGGACTcacagttaaaaaaaatcccTATAAATTGAAGTGTAAGATTCAATATCggacataattttaataataaataagggatatacatatatatattttgcttAACACATACAGagacataaatatattcagcCATTTCTAGaagctttttattttcagtttcttcTATGTGAGAAGATGAAAAGCAATTAGCAGCAGCCAAATTTGCACACAGCGATCTGTGATTTCCAGTAATAACAACTGCACAAGTACCAGTAGGTTCTTTATTCGTATACTGATAGCGAACATTCAAACCAGCTGCCCGTGCTCTATCttctaaaatttttgaatacttGTCTGTTCCAACGCAACCCATGTAAGTTGCAACTTTTGGTTTTTCCAAGAACCACTACAGGAAATTAGATCcattatttgtaattcaaTATACAGGTTAATCTAATATTagtttttaatcaatttactTGTGCTACTCTCATAGTGTTTTGCACAGAACCACCAGCAATAAAATCTGCCTGATAGAGTTCTATTAATTCATCATACATGGGCTTGTGTTTTTCTTCAGCAAGAATAGCATCGTTTGAATTCaaaccatatttttttaaaaagtcgCTACCTACAGTTGCTGAAATATCAAGAAGGGGATTACCCATGCCCAGTAGGAGACCCTCCCTGAAATGTACCACAATTGTTATAGTAATCAGAATTAGATCTATAATCTAAAAAATGAAGATTATCATccgaatttaaataacaaaataagtcGATACTCATGAAAAATACGAATTgatgtttaacaaaattttattttagggtTCCCTACCCTCGTGTCCCGATCCTGAATATTGCATAACCTGAATCTTTTCTTCCATCACGTGCTTATGAATTTAGAGAATATAAActacaataattattgcaCGTAACAACAATTAAGAGAAACTACACGAATTACACTGTCGCGGATTCGTAAACCAAACATTCATAACACATAAAACGGATGACATTATCGAATGTTTGATGCAATTTAGCGAGCACATGATCAAAGCACGCGTGCAAAACATAACCTCTCCGAATACTTAGACATAACCTATCAATTTCAATGACATGATCGATAACATATTCGACAAAGCCATGGACAAAAATCGTGAGGTGGATTACCGTAAGTCTCGCGCCATTTGAACACGACTTTCGTTTGTTTGTAGATAGTTCCAAAGGTTCCGTACACGTATGGCGACGGTGCGCCACTGAATTCTGCAGAACAATTCCGTGCTTCACGACGCAGGGTCAAATGACATCACGTGGATTTTTAGCAGAATTTACATAAGAATATTATCAATCtctacgtgaaaaatgaatttcattctaaagTAGTCTTATCTCACGATAAGAGCAACGTTTACTTATGAATGGATTTCGTCACTCGCTCCGGAAAATCACTTCATCTTTAGACCTACTTTATTTAAAcggaaatgcaaaaatatatatctcacacgaatattttatgaatgacTGATCATAGATATTTTTCGTGTACAAACATACGttgaacttatttttaatatatcgcGTAAATCTTGGAACTGAtgcgtaaattaaattctttgaaatctACACGTAATTCACAACACTTATAATGTAAGTcggattatttttcaatttctcgtcTATACATGCAATGCACTACGTTATCTATCTTACGCAATTAGACTACTAGTGGGGAATAACTCAAACCAGAATAATGTATTCACGTTGATGTGTGTCAGGTCCTTGGAAAAGCACACATATATTTACTACTTACtcgttcttttcattttacaaagtATACACACTCGGTATGTTTTATCGTTGCTGTTGATATGAAGCAAGAATATTGGAGGCCTTTATAAATTTAGcgttacatatatattttttaagaaaaatacagtACGACTTCTATTCGGTTGCTACaatgttttacaaattacatGCATCGAAATGCTTCCTTgttatataacatatattcTCTAATATTTCGTTCATCGAAAATGAAGACTTTACAGCGAACCATACAGGGAAAATCATTCCGATCATTTTTGCGAAGTCATCTGTCTGAATCTCCCAAGATGATGACGCATACTATCAGCATCTTACCTGAATCTTTCACGCATTACTTAccactatatgtatatctgaACGATTAAATGCGCgatacttaaaaaaagaaaatataataatgcaaAAAGTATGATGCATTACACAGTTTTGAAATCAGTTATTCTGCTAATAACTCCGTATACAGTTGCGATACATTGCtgatatatataatttgaatcGGTTTacggtaaacaaaaaaaatgaataaaactgCGTGTAATACGTATCGCGAACATCGCAACAGAGATCGACGGCGCAAGCGCACGAATCAACCGCGCGAAAAATCAATTGCGCGCGTCTATCGTCgcgcgttcaaatatcacgcgacagagagaaaaaaaaaaacagaacagACAACGGAGGTAGAAATTGGTAGAAGTTCCGCATGGAGAAGAAGTACTCGTTTTCATTTACGATACCTTTGCGTTCCCCCGCGCACAGCAGAGAAAGACATTTACACAAAATCCAATCGTTAGCAAGATAGAGAAGAAGTGTTGGAAGTGTGAAATCGCAGCGTCTCGCCACAGCCAATGTTAGAGTTTAGTCTGGACCTATATTCGCACATACGAAGTTCTTCGTATCGCAGGATTCACAATGTGCATGCGTGTGCGCTCTACCGCATCTCCTGAGAAAGAAAACATTGGCTCTCAAAGTGTTCGCCAAGGCAGAGAAAAAactgaatgaaatttaatgctGTCAGACAGAAGAGAGAACACcggtttttttcattttattttattattattattttttttttttttgctttcgtGTTACTTTGCTTTCTTACGCAGAGATCATAATGATGAGATACTGAAAGGCTGTTGGAACTTGCCTTGATTACGACGTGGTTTCGCACCCCATATTTCTGCCCAATTGGGGAACACCTCTGTCGGCTGCGGTGTGCCATCTCAATGGAGCACAGAGTCCTGGTCGACAATTACCTCTCGCCACATGGGACACGTTGACGGGACCACCTCTCTCACCCTCGCACTCCGTACTCGAACATCGTCAAAGCCCACACAGCTCCTTCCAAGTATTGTCCAGAAGCGCTTGGGGTAGGGGGTTATCGTGTCCTATATCATACATCACATTACAATACGCATAGTGTCTTTTAACATTTCCCTGTGGCGCGTCTCTCTATCACTCTTTGGTAATTGGCAACCGACGACCCGGCGACACGAgacacgtttttttttttttccgtcgcGCGTGTGAAGAGGATTTACACGTCCCGGTTCTGCAGTGCGACTATTATACTTCGGTGGTCACACACGCatattatagatatatatatatatatacatatatatcgtCGTCCCGATTTCTACCGGTCGATCTCTTTCTGCGCTTCCGTTTTTccgttttttacttttttttttttccgccgATATCTTCCGGTTTCTATGGCCCGTTCCGTTTCTCAAAAGTCGCGTATCTCCGTTGTCTATCGCCCAGCGACTGATAAGCTCCacgtgtatttttatatatatatatatattttttttttttttttttattatttattcgtgacgacTCTGTCGAGGGACTCGTTCGTATACGTGCTTGCGAGGGTCCGGAGGAGGCGTGCGTCCCGATagttctcgttttttttttttttttcgtcgaccTTTTCTCGGTATATGCATGTATTCCCGACGCCAACCGACGACGCATTTGGACTGACCGGTTGCAACGTGTTTTTTGAGAATATTATCGAGACTACCAACTGCCATTAATCGTTACGTCCGTAAGGTCACGAAGGAGGTTGTGTATGTGCATTTTGGATCAccgcagtttttttttttttttttttcctatccGACGTTACACACGTCCGGTACAACCGTAATCTTCGAGACGACTTGTATTAGCGGATCTCTCGTCGTCGACCGGTGCGACGAAGCTGTGGTCTCCTTATGTTCAAGTTTCGCACGACGCACGTGTGTATAGGATCTATGCGTACCGATCGGGCAAGTTCcgtctttttttaaatttatttattttttttttttttgttattttttaatcagttTTCAGTCCGTCGGTTACACGCGCAGCCCGGGCGAATATTCACCTTCGTGTTCACGTGTTCCTAATTACGTAACGCTCGGACGTATATAGACGCACACCCATCCACGTTTATGCGAGCAAAGATACATGTTTGTCCGTCGGCGGAACAGAGAAACGAAAGGTTGTCGGGGAAAGAACTCTCCTCGGGGACGAATTTCGGCGACGAGCTCCGTTCCTAAATTTCTCTCGTGTCTAGACGCGTGTCCTGCGAGTGAAATTCCAGAGTATTTTGCGGCTAACACTAGCGAGTCGATCCGAACTTTGCGCGTCGCATCCATAGTGGAACTCGACATTTTTTGGCAGGAGTCAAGATTGTGTCTCGACACCGAACCTACCACAGAGGGTTGAATTACGGAACTCGCAAAGTTCGATCTACAGACGATTTCTGTGAAGGGAATAGTTACTTGGTTTCTGTCTCAACTTTACAATAGATTCGTCTTCACGACGTAACAGTACAGTAAACTTCCGAATAACGCTTAACGTAAAGTATGAAGCGCGTTATACGGGAGTCTCTGTGTTTCTAACGCTTACGCGACCGAGGAAACGACTACTACTGGCTTTTCCATTTCCTTTCCAGAGTTTTCAACGAGTCTCGCTAAGAAAATGTAGACGCATTGTTAGGATACGAAAGAATCGGTGAAGTCGGTTCGTTTACAATTGAATTGACGTGTAAGTAAACCTTTgtgatttattgaaaataaagggAACGAGGATATATTCAAGGTACCGCGTTCAATTCGACGCGCAACGACGCTTGAATATTTGTCACAGAACGTAGAGGCAAAAGAATGAATGGATTATCGAGATTTAAACGAGCGACTTCTGGAGAGACCTGCAGAGCGTAGAGATATACTCTTGTTCTTAGTTTTCGAAAACAGGTCCAATTTACAAGCGATCAAGGGTACGAATTTCGAGTCGCTGACGATtctgtagaaatgaattctgtgcctttgtAACTTTGGTTCAAGTAGAAATATGTAATCGCCATTACCAACCTCATTGGTTCTCGACCTCATGATCATTAcaatgtgtatgtatgtacataggAGAATTACTAGCTatagatttttgtttcacacTATCGTTTCAATAGATTACAAGTGTGCttgataattacaataatcgtattgataataacaataagcaaaattgaGTGGCTATTAAAGTTCGTACAGATACACTGCAACGACCGTCGGGTTGAGACTTTAACGTGCCAAAACGACGAGTAAATACATCTGTTTAAACAAGAGTTACAAAGGATCGGATataaagacacagaattaatttctatacatctaataatattcagaCACTTGGCAATTTAACTTTGTATTACGAACTACAAATCGCAAAGTGTCCCGGTACTAAATGTACTCGGCTAAACATCTACAACGATTTACAGAATGTTACACTGCAACGTGAGTACCAGAAACGagagaataataaagaaatagatATTTGGATCCTGAACGATGTTCTAATTCAGACAGAGAGAAGGGAAGGACTCGGGGACGTCGAAGTCGACGGTACAAAGGGATGATCGAGGCAAACTCGTGGACGAGGACGTAAGGGCGAGAGCGAGATATCGAAACGCGTTCATAGATCGGGGATGATCGTGGCCGATCGCGCGAGGCCATAACGCGCGACGCGCAGGAAGCCAGCGAAGCGCGCGCGTTCGATCACGCGAACCGACTACGAAACAACGCTCACTTTTgctgttcttttttcttttttttttcttttttctacgCGAGTCTCGCGCGGATAGGGTTACGGACGAGGGCTGGTTTTCTGGCTGATCGAAGAAGAAGGGGGGTGGACTTTGAGAAGCGGCGAAAAAACGGTGAAAGTGAGAGATAATTAAAGaacacgtcaacgccgttttcctttttgttttgtgAATTCCACAAGTACATTGTTATTACattcgtttttctttaatcCATTATCATTAcgattatcattattaattataattatcattgaAAACACGGGTCTTAccaacgagaaaaaaaaaaaagaggaaaataatattggtCTGTGGGGGGAGTAGTggagataaaagaaaatgaataaaaaaaaagaaaaaaaatcctcGAGAGGAGAGAAGTATTACACCATCGACGTGTGTGTATACGCTtgctcgaaaaaaaagaaaaaagaagaagaaacgagaaacggTGATCatcatcgttattattatacgtataaGCTTAAACGGAGCGCACTTGCGGTAACCGCAATTAATTCTTCGGTAATTCTTTACGTCAATTAATCCTAGTATGTTAATAAAACGGTATTATTACGTTACTACACGCTAACGATATAATGTTCGCACGACCCGCTTAGGTTCCCATACAGAATCGACGCATCATCATCCTACGAATAATCTACGGTGTGTGGTATCTCCaatttgtaactttttatgtatttctctctttctctctctctctctctctctcttatcGATTTTCATAATCTTTATTTCGTCTTGTGTCCTCGAAAGAAAGACTGCGAAGGTGTGCACGATCTTTTGTTTATACtctatgtgtgtgtgtgtgtacgtgtacgtAGTTTGTATTACGTGTATATAAATTGTCTGTTAATTGGGACGACGCTATTAACAACGAGATAtagaggagaaaaaaaaaatgcgttCGAGAGTTCACAGTGCACGGTTTCCGTGGTTGGTCGGATGGAGAAACGAAATTACggggagaaaaaaatttgcGATCGACCGATCACACGCACAATTGTATCGTTCTTGTCCTGAGCCGACGCCATATATTGCATGATCCTCGACAAACACGCTGAGCAGCAAACGTTTCGTGTCTCGCATAAGATAATAacgttcctttctttttgtttgtttgtttttttttttacaattatactTTCACACGCATCACGGAAGTCCGTTTGGTTGAGCAAAACGTACCGTACGGAATAGCTACTCGAAAATCATCGTCGCGACGTTCCGCTTTATAAGAAGTGAAACAAAGGTATAGTTCTCACACGATGCTCCGATTTTGTGATAGCGACGCGTTACGAAGCGCAGCCGATCGCACAAAAGGGGTTGGTGTCTTTCTTTTCCATCTatatccataaaaaaaaaacgtaactAACAACGATTCTCATACGTTCAGATACGTAACATGAACAAAATTCACACAATACCGGCTATCACGTCGGTCTTCGAAAGTAGAGTGTTTCCTCCAGGTACACGACCCGATCGACTGTGTTTTCGCAAGGGGTGAAAAGAAAGCACGTGAATTGTGTCCACGGATGGAAGGCAAAGCAGGCACGCGTGCGCGTCATCGTCACAGAAACGGTCATCTCAAAAAATCGTCGACGCGGTGTTGTGTTGTTTAGCGTCGCCAAGCATCGTCCTACCAAAACGTTCTTCGAGCTCTTTACATTCCTCGATTACCTTCTAAACGAGAGAAACGACGGTTGTCGTTTCGCGGTGGAAAACTGACCGCCGTGAATCGACACGcgattacatatatatatatattttgatgaCGAGTAAACAGGGTTCGAAAGATTCACTCGGTAGGAGGATGCTATATATCGTCGTCATCATCTTCTTACATCGAAGAAAACGCCTACATACGATTAAACGGCGGTGTCTCGTCGATTACGAGGTTAAATTACGGAAAGTCTGTCTAACACGACGGGGAACGAATATAATAAGCGACGTGCATATATCTTCGTGGAACAAGGGAGAACCGGACCGGAGTGAAGAGGGGAAACGTGTGTGAGATAAGGTCTAGCAAGATTCGACGAAAATCCGGCTCGTGTTTTCTGTTTGCTGCTTAATTTTCTCGTCTGGCTTTTTcggatttttttgtttgtttcttttcgtggtatttttttttgtttgtttttttttgttttcttttctttctttttttttttctcgtcaAAATATGCGCACTGACGGCGAGGGATTGGTacatgtgtttttttttttgttttttttttctgttagaGTCAGCCGATTATAGTAGATCTTCGCGCGTGCAGATCGACAGACGGCCAAGAGTATCTCGGTCCCGAGGCTTCCTGCTAGCGACAGACAGACCCGACAGACGACAGACAGACCGACAGACCGATCCGAGCGAGCCCGACGCGACGATTTAGTATGGTGCGAACCGGCGCGACGGCGATGGCCCTCGTAATCCCGGTCTGGTAACCAAAATGAAGCAGCCACGTCAGTTACACGAGGTCGAGACAGAACGATTTTAATACACGGACTAAGAGAGAGGAGCAACTTGTGAGACACAAAGAGGGCGGATAGGTAAGTAGACAAGGGTGGCActgtgaaaaagaaataaaattatactgtaTCGACAAACGGAGAGAATTGTATGTGGTGTGAGTCG contains:
- the LOC128881361 gene encoding uncharacterized protein LOC128881361 isoform X1, which produces MARDLREGLLLGMGNPLLDISATVGSDFLKKYGLNSNDAILAEEKHKPMYDELIELYQADFIAGGSVQNTMRVAQWFLEKPKVATYMGCVGTDKYSKILEDRARAAGLNVRYQYTNKEPTGTCAVVITGNHRSLCANLAAANCFSSSHIEETENKKLLEMAEYIYVSGFFLTVSPETIQTVARHAFENNKMFMMNLSAPFLCEFYKAPMLAALPYVDILFGNETEADTFAKVNDFQTTDRKEIALKLSQMEKVNKKKPRIVVITQGAEQILVAKDNTVTEVPAIKLPQEKVVDTNGAGDAFVGGFLAQLIQGKSIEVCTKCGIWAATQIVQRSGCTYEGKPNFTP
- the LOC128881361 gene encoding uncharacterized protein LOC128881361 isoform X2 encodes the protein MGNPLLDISATVGSDFLKKYGLNSNDAILAEEKHKPMYDELIELYQADFIAGGSVQNTMRVAQWFLEKPKVATYMGCVGTDKYSKILEDRARAAGLNVRYQYTNKEPTGTCAVVITGNHRSLCANLAAANCFSSSHIEETENKKLLEMAEYIYVSGFFLTVSPETIQTVARHAFENNKMFMMNLSAPFLCEFYKAPMLAALPYVDILFGNETEADTFAKVNDFQTTDRKEIALKLSQMEKVNKKKPRIVVITQGAEQILVAKDNTVTEVPAIKLPQEKVVDTNGAGDAFVGGFLAQLIQGKSIEVCTKCGIWAATQIVQRSGCTYEGKPNFTP